In Primulina eburnea isolate SZY01 chromosome 5, ASM2296580v1, whole genome shotgun sequence, a single window of DNA contains:
- the LOC140832245 gene encoding pentatricopeptide repeat-containing protein At1g80270, mitochondrial-like — translation MWALRRASIHLKNRVFSLRGTQIFFTKSEIASCSLGRYNPVFAESEVLIDGLLSSTKFYSTSSSSKLYMAVHTLSSTKFCSTSSSSKLYTAVHTFSSQAGTESGENGDDLEDGFSELEGPTDATQEALSGDENIDDQLISEEDSAATYTNNAFLEIGTEVDGGEKKYSKTRATSPMTEAILAAPPLTIHKVLDKWVEEGREVTRKEVTSTFLHLRKRKLFLKALKLSEWLKSTKHLDFLERDYASHVDFIAKASSIFQADDYINKIPESFRGEHVYRTLLANCVATTHVKKSEEVFNRMKDLKFPLTTFTCNQLLILYKRTNKKKIADVLLLMEKENIKPSLFTYQLLIDIKGLCKDISGMEHVLETMKAEGLEVDTRIQASLARHYAANGLKNKAEAVLKEMEGENIQKNRWVCKTLLPIYASLRRADEVDRLWEVCKSNPGLEECMAAIVAWGELDRIADAEETFEKMLKMLKKPASKHFSVLLKVYTDRKMIEKGKELVRRMAETCPTIWPSTLDSLVKLYIDAGEVEKAEKILDAAHVRNKGRPMFTSFLAVMDQYANRGDIHNAEKIFQKMRQAGYFSRLQQYQSLVRAYTNAKSPAYGFTERMKADDIYPDKAMSNLLTQVDPFRKTEVDELLG, via the exons ATGTGGGCACTTCGTAGAGCCTCCATTCATCTCAA GAATCGTGTATTCAGCCTACGGGGAACACAAATTTTCTTCACAAAATCAGAAATTGCAAGTTGTTCTCTGGGCCGTTATAATCCTGTATTTGCTGAGTCTGAAGTATTAATTGATGGTCTGCTGTCTTCTACTAAATTCTATAGCACATCATCCAGTTCAAAGTTATACATGGCTGTACACACCTTATCTTCTACTAAATTCTGTAGCACATCATCCAGTTCAAAGTTATACACGGCTGTACACACATTTTCTTCACAGGCCGGTACTGAGAGTGGAGAAAACGGTGATGACTTGGAGGATGGTTTTTCTGAACTTGAAGGTCCTACTGATGCTACTCAAGAAGCTTTATCTGGTGATGAAAACATTGATGATCAGTTGATATCTGAAGAGGATTCTGCTGCTACTTATACGAATAATGCGTTTTTGGAAATAGGTACTGAGGTTGATGGTGGAgagaaaaaatattcaaaaacaaGAGCTACATCGCCTATGACTGAGGCTATTCTAGCTGCCCCTCCTTTAACTATTCACAAGGTTCTGGATAAATGGGTTGAGGAAGGAAGAGAAGTGACAAGAAAAGAAGTGACATCGACCTTTCTTCATCTTCGAAAAAGGAAATTGTTCTTAAAGGCCTTGAAG CTTTCAGAATGGTTGAAGTCAACAAAGCATCTCGATTTTCTGGAGAGAGATTATGCTTCTCATGTTGATTTCATTGCCAAAGCAAGTAGTATTTTTCAAGCAGATGACTACATTAATAAGATACCTGAATCCTTCAGAGGGGAACACGTCTACCGTACATTATTGGCTAACTGTGTCGCAACAACACATGTGAAGAAGTCCGAGGAAGTCTTCAATAGAATGAAGGATTTGAAATTCCCCTTGACAACCTTTACTTGCAACCAGCTGCTTATTCTGTACAAGAGAACCAATAAGAAAAAAATTGCCGATGTTCTGTTGTTGATGgagaaagaaaatattaagccATCCCTTTTCACATACCAACTTCTGATTGATATCAAGGGGTTATGTAAAGATATATCGGGTATGGAACATGTTCTCGAGACAATGAAGGCCGAAGGCCTGGAAGTTGATACTCGAATTCAAGCATCTCTTGCGCGGCACTATGCTGCTAACGGGCTGAAAAACAAAGCTGAGGCTGTGTTAAAAGAGATGGAAGGAGAAAACATTCAAAAAAACCGTTGGGTGTGTAAAACACTTCTCCCTATTTATGCTTCTCTCAGAAGGGCTGATGAAGTTGATCGGCTATGGGAAGTTTGTAAGTCTAACCCTGGATTGGAAGAGTGCATGGCCGCTATTGTAGCTTGGGGAGAGCTCGATAGGATTGCAGATGCCGAGGAAACTTTCGAAAAAATGTTGAAAATGTTGAAGAAACCAGCTTCGAAACATTTTTCCGTTCTACTCAAGGTTTACACAGATCGTAAAATGATAGAGAAAGGAAAGGAACTGGTGCGGCGAATGGCTGAAACTTGTCCCACTATTTGGCCATCGACTTTGGATTCACTTGTAAAACTCTATATTGATGCAGGAGAAGTGGAAAAAGCGGAGAAAATTCTTGATGCCGCTCATGTAAGGAACAAAGGGAGACCAATGTTCACTTCTTTCTTAGCTGTAATGGATCAATATGCGAACAGGGGAGATATACACAACGCTGAGAAGATATTCCAAAAGATGAGACAAGCTGGCTATTTCTCAAGACTCCAACAGTATCAGTCCCTTGTTCGGGCATACACAAATGCCAAGTCCCCAGCTTATGGCTTCACTGAGAGGATGAAGGCTGACGACATTTACCCAGATAAGGCGATGTCTAATCTGCTTACTCAAGTCGATCCATTTCGAAAGACAGAGGTGGATGAGTTGCTGGGATGA